The following proteins are encoded in a genomic region of Streptococcus gwangjuense:
- the thiI gene encoding tRNA uracil 4-sulfurtransferase ThiI, which translates to MQYSEIMIRYGELSTKGKNRMRFINKLRNNISDVLSIYPQVKVTADRDRAHAYLNGADYIAVAESLKQVFGIQNFSPVYKVEKSVEVLKSAVQEIMQDIYKDGMTFKISSKRSDHNFELDSRELNQTLGGAVFEAIPNVQAQMKSPDINLQVEIREEAAYLSYETIRGAGGLPVGTSGKGMLMLSGGIDSPVAGYLALKRGVDIEAVHFASPPYTSPGALKKAQDLTRKLTKFGGNIQFIEVPFTEIQEEIKAKAPEAYLMTLTRRFMMRITDRIREVRNGLVIINGESLGQVASQTLESMQAINAVTNTPIIRPVVTMDKLEIIDIAQEIDTFEISIQPFEDCCTIFAPDRPKTNPKIKNAEQYEARMDVEGLVERAVAGIMITEITPQAEKDEVDDLIDNLL; encoded by the coding sequence ATGCAGTATTCAGAAATTATGATTCGCTACGGTGAGCTGTCAACCAAGGGTAAAAACCGTATGCGTTTCATCAATAAACTTCGCAATAATATTTCAGACGTTTTGTCTATCTATCCCCAAGTTAAGGTAACGGCAGATCGCGACCGTGCCCACGCTTACCTCAATGGAGCTGATTACATAGCAGTAGCAGAATCACTCAAACAAGTTTTTGGAATTCAAAACTTTTCCCCTGTTTATAAGGTTGAAAAATCTGTAGAAGTTCTGAAGTCTGCTGTCCAAGAGATTATGCAGGACATCTACAAGGATGGCATGACCTTTAAAATTTCTAGCAAGCGTAGCGACCACAACTTTGAGTTGGATAGTCGTGAACTCAATCAAACACTTGGAGGAGCTGTTTTCGAAGCCATTCCAAATGTGCAAGCTCAAATGAAAAGTCCTGACATCAATCTTCAGGTGGAGATACGTGAAGAAGCAGCCTACCTTTCTTATGAAACCATTCGTGGGGCTGGTGGTTTGCCAGTTGGAACTTCAGGTAAAGGAATGCTCATGTTGTCAGGAGGGATTGACTCACCTGTAGCAGGTTATCTTGCTTTGAAACGTGGAGTGGATATAGAGGCCGTTCACTTTGCCAGCCCACCTTATACTAGTCCAGGCGCTCTCAAGAAAGCCCAAGATTTGACCCGTAAATTGACCAAGTTTGGTGGCAATATCCAGTTTATCGAAGTTCCTTTTACAGAGATTCAAGAGGAAATCAAGGCCAAAGCGCCCGAAGCTTACTTAATGACTCTAACTCGTCGCTTTATGATGCGGATTACAGATCGTATTCGTGAGGTACGAAATGGTTTAGTTATCATAAATGGGGAAAGCCTAGGTCAAGTAGCCAGCCAAACCTTGGAGAGCATGCAGGCTATCAATGCGGTTACCAACACTCCCATCATCCGTCCAGTTGTGACAATGGATAAGTTGGAAATTATTGACATTGCTCAGGAAATTGACACCTTTGAAATTTCTATCCAGCCTTTTGAAGACTGTTGTACCATTTTTGCGCCAGATCGTCCGAAAACAAATCCTAAGATTAAGAATGCGGAGCAGTACGAAGCGCGTATGGATGTTGAAGGATTAGTAGAGCGAGCTGTGGCTGGAATCATGATTACTGAGATTACACCGCAGGCTGAAAAAGATGAAGTGGATGACTTGATTGATAATTTGCTCTAA
- a CDS encoding alpha/beta hydrolase, translating into MNQSYFYLKMKEHKLKVPYTGKERRVRVLLPKDYEKDTDRSYPVVYFHDGQNVFYSKESFIGHSWKIIPAIKRNPDISRMIVVAIDNDGMGRMNEYAAWKFQESPIPGQQFGGKGVEYAEFVMEVVKPFIDETYRTKADRQHTAMIGSSLGGNITQFIGLEYQDQIGCLGVFSSANWLHQEAFNRYIERQKLSPDQRIFIYVGTEEADDTDKTLMAGNIKQAYIDSSLRYYHDLIAGGVHLDNLVLKVQSGAIHSEIPWSENLPDCLRFFAEKW; encoded by the coding sequence ATGAATCAATCCTACTTTTATTTAAAAATGAAAGAACACAAACTCAAGGTTCCTTATACAGGTAAGGAACGCCGTGTACGTGTTCTTCTGCCTAAAGATTATGAGAAAGACACGGATCGTTCCTATCCTGTTGTTTACTTTCATGACGGGCAAAATGTTTTTTATAGTAAAGAGTCCTTCATTGGCCATTCATGGAAGATTATCCCAGCTATTAAGCGTAATCCTGACATCAGTCGCATGATTGTCGTTGCCATTGACAATGATGGTATGGGGCGGATGAATGAGTATGCGGCTTGGAAGTTCCAAGAATCTCCTATCCCAGGGCAGCAGTTTGGTGGTAAGGGTGTGGAGTATGCCGAGTTTGTCATGGAGGTGGTCAAACCTTTTATCGATGAGACCTACCGTACCAAAGCTGACCGCCAGCATACGGCTATGATTGGCTCCTCACTAGGCGGTAATATTACCCAGTTTATCGGTTTGGAATACCAAGATCAAATTGGATGTCTCGGGGTCTTTTCATCTGCTAACTGGCTCCATCAAGAAGCCTTTAATCGCTATATCGAGCGCCAGAAACTATCGCCTGACCAGCGTATCTTCATCTATGTTGGAACAGAAGAAGCAGATGATACGGACAAGACCCTGATGGCTGGTAATATCAAACAAGCCTACATCGATTCGTCTCTTCGGTATTACCATGATTTGATAGCAGGTGGGGTACACTTAGATAATCTTGTCTTGAAAGTTCAGTCTGGTGCCATACATAGTGAGATTCCATGGTCGGAGAATTTACCAGACTGTCTGAGATTTTTTGCAGAAAAATGGTAA
- a CDS encoding esterase family protein: MHIEHLSHWSGNLNREMYLNRYGHAGIPVVVFASSGGSHNEYYDFGMIDACASFIEEGRVQFFTLSSVDSESWLATWKNGHDQAEMHRAYERYVIEEAIPFIKHKTGWFDGMMTTGCSMGAYHALNFFLQHPDVFTKVIALSGVYDARFFVGDYYNDDAIYQNSPVDYIWNQNDGWFIDRYRQAEIVLCTGLGAWEQDGLPSFYKLKEAFDQKQIPAWFAEWGHDVAHDWEWWRKQMPYFLGNLYL; encoded by the coding sequence ATGCATATTGAACATCTTAGCCACTGGAGTGGCAATCTTAACCGTGAAATGTACCTTAATCGTTATGGACATGCTGGGATTCCAGTTGTGGTTTTTGCTTCATCAGGTGGTAGTCACAACGAATACTATGATTTTGGCATGATTGATGCCTGTGCTTCTTTTATCGAGGAAGGCCGTGTCCAGTTCTTTACCCTATCCAGTGTTGACAGTGAGAGCTGGTTAGCCACTTGGAAAAACGGTCACGACCAAGCAGAGATGCATCGTGCCTATGAGCGCTATGTGATTGAGGAGGCCATTCCTTTTATCAAGCATAAGACAGGTTGGTTTGATGGTATGATGACGACAGGTTGCTCCATGGGCGCCTACCATGCACTCAATTTCTTCCTTCAGCATCCAGATGTCTTTACCAAGGTGATAGCTCTTAGTGGTGTTTACGACGCACGTTTCTTTGTCGGCGATTACTACAATGACGATGCTATTTACCAAAACTCGCCAGTAGATTATATCTGGAACCAGAACGACGGCTGGTTTATTGATCGTTATCGTCAGGCGGAGATTGTGCTGTGTACGGGTCTTGGTGCCTGGGAACAAGATGGCTTGCCATCCTTCTACAAGCTCAAAGAAGCCTTTGACCAGAAACAAATTCCAGCCTGGTTTGCTGAATGGGGACACGATGTTGCCCATGACTGGGAATGGTGGCGCAAACAAATGCCTTATTTCCTTGGCAATCTCTATTTATAA
- a CDS encoding ATP-grasp domain-containing protein: MNYLVISPYYPQNFQQFTIELANKGITVLGIGQEPYEQLDEPLRNSLTEYFRVDNLENIDEVKRAVAFLFYKHGPIDRIESHNEYWLELDATLREQFNVFGAKPEDLKKTKFKSEMKKLFKKAGVPVVPGAVIKTEADVDQAVNEIGLPMIAKPDNGVGAAATFKLETEDDINHFKTEWDHSTVYFFEKFVTSSEICTFDGLVDKDGKIVFSTTFDYAYTPLDLMIYKMDNSYYVLKDMDPKLRKYGEAIVKEFGMKERFFHIEFFREGDDYIAIEYNNRPAGGFTIDVYNFAHSLDLYRGYAAIVAGEEFPASDFEPQFCLATSRRANAHYVYSEEDLLAKYSHQFKVKKIMPAAFAELQGDYLYMLTTPSRQEMEQMIADFGQRQE, encoded by the coding sequence ATGAATTACCTTGTTATTTCTCCCTACTATCCGCAAAATTTTCAACAGTTTACAATTGAGCTAGCTAATAAAGGCATCACAGTCTTGGGAATCGGTCAAGAACCATACGAGCAATTGGATGAACCTTTACGCAATAGCCTAACCGAGTATTTCCGTGTTGACAATCTTGAGAACATAGACGAAGTCAAACGTGCAGTTGCTTTTCTCTTTTATAAACATGGCCCGATTGACCGTATTGAATCCCACAATGAATACTGGCTTGAGCTGGATGCAACACTCAGAGAACAATTCAATGTCTTTGGTGCCAAACCAGAGGATCTCAAAAAGACGAAATTTAAGTCTGAAATGAAGAAGCTTTTCAAAAAAGCAGGTGTTCCTGTGGTCCCTGGAGCTGTTATCAAGACGGAAGCAGATGTTGATCAAGCTGTGAATGAAATCGGTCTTCCAATGATTGCCAAACCTGATAATGGAGTGGGAGCAGCCGCAACCTTTAAGCTTGAGACAGAAGACGATATCAATCACTTCAAGACTGAGTGGGATCATTCAACTGTTTATTTCTTTGAGAAATTTGTCACCTCTAGCGAAATTTGTACCTTTGATGGTCTTGTGGACAAGGATGGTAAAATTGTCTTCTCAACAACCTTTGATTACGCCTATACACCTCTGGATCTTATGATTTACAAGATGGACAATTCCTACTATGTTCTTAAGGACATGGATCCTAAACTTCGCAAGTATGGTGAAGCGATTGTCAAGGAATTTGGTATGAAAGAACGGTTCTTCCATATTGAGTTCTTCCGTGAAGGGGATGATTACATCGCCATTGAGTACAATAACCGCCCTGCAGGTGGTTTCACTATTGATGTTTATAACTTTGCTCATTCCTTGGACCTCTATCGTGGATATGCTGCTATTGTAGCAGGAGAAGAGTTCCCAGCGTCAGACTTTGAACCTCAGTTTTGTTTAGCTACATCCCGTCGTGCAAATGCTCACTATGTTTATTCTGAGGAGGACTTGCTTGCCAAATACAGCCATCAGTTCAAGGTTAAAAAAATCATGCCAGCAGCCTTTGCGGAACTTCAAGGAGATTACCTTTATATGCTGACAACTCCGAGTCGACAAGAAATGGAGCAGATGATTGCAGATTTCGGACAACGTCAAGAATAA
- the gla gene encoding aquaglyceroporin Gla translates to MDFTWAIKYATEFLATAILIILGNGAVANVELKGTKGHQSGWIVIAVGYGMGVMIPALMFGNVSGNHINPAFTLGLAISGLFPWAQVAPYIIAQVLGAIFGQALVVATHRPYYLKTENPNNILGTFSTISSLDNGTKESHFAATVNGFVNEFVGSFVLFFAALGMTKNFFGAELVSKAQAAINAQVAQATTQGQTIPQEQVTAALDQAKEQVAPFMTSGLGIAHLALGFLVMALVTSLGGPTGPALNPARDLGPRLLHAFLPKSVLGEHKGDSKWWYSWVPVVAPIAAAIAAVAIFKFLYL, encoded by the coding sequence ATGGATTTCACATGGGCAATTAAATATGCCACTGAATTTTTGGCCACTGCTATTTTGATCATTCTTGGAAATGGTGCAGTTGCCAACGTTGAACTTAAAGGTACGAAAGGTCACCAAAGTGGCTGGATCGTTATCGCTGTTGGTTATGGTATGGGGGTTATGATCCCAGCCTTGATGTTTGGTAACGTATCTGGTAACCACATTAACCCAGCCTTCACTCTTGGACTTGCGATCAGCGGTCTCTTCCCTTGGGCACAAGTTGCACCTTATATCATCGCACAAGTTTTGGGTGCTATCTTTGGTCAAGCCTTGGTTGTGGCAACACACCGCCCATACTACTTGAAAACTGAAAATCCAAACAACATCTTGGGTACTTTCTCAACAATTTCAAGTTTGGATAATGGTACAAAAGAATCACATTTTGCAGCAACTGTTAATGGTTTTGTAAACGAGTTTGTCGGTTCATTTGTTCTTTTCTTTGCAGCCCTTGGTATGACTAAAAACTTCTTTGGTGCCGAACTAGTATCAAAAGCACAAGCTGCTATCAATGCTCAAGTTGCACAAGCAACTACTCAAGGTCAAACAATTCCTCAAGAACAAGTAACAGCAGCACTTGACCAAGCTAAAGAACAAGTAGCGCCATTTATGACTTCTGGTCTTGGAATTGCTCACTTGGCACTTGGATTCCTTGTTATGGCTTTGGTAACATCACTTGGTGGACCTACAGGGCCTGCCTTGAACCCAGCCCGTGACTTGGGACCACGTCTCCTTCATGCTTTCCTTCCAAAATCAGTTCTTGGTGAGCACAAAGGTGATTCAAAATGGTGGTATTCTTGGGTACCAGTAGTAGCACCTATCGCAGCAGCAATTGCGGCAGTAGCTATCTTCAAATTCCTTTACCTATAA
- a CDS encoding CppA family protein, with protein MNVNQIVRIIPTLKVNNRKLNETFYIETLGMKALLEESAFLSLGDQTGLEKLVLEEAPSMRTRKVEGRKKLARLIVKVENPLEIEALLAKTDSIHQLYKGQNGYAFEIFSPEDDLILIHAEDDRASLVEVGEKPEFQTDLESISLSKFEISMELHLPTDVDSFLELSEIGASLDFIPAQGQDLTVDNTATWDLSMLKFLVNELDIASLRKKFESTEYFIPKSEKFFLGKDRNNVELWFEEV; from the coding sequence ATGAATGTAAATCAGATTGTACGGATTATTCCTACTTTAAAAGTTAATAATAGAAAATTAAATGAAACATTTTATATTGAAACTCTTGGCATGAAGGCCTTGTTAGAAGAATCAGCCTTTCTGTCACTAGGTGATCAAACAGGTCTAGAAAAGCTGGTTTTAGAAGAAGCTCCAAGTATGCGCACTCGTAAGGTAGAGGGAAGAAAAAAACTGGCTAGATTGATTGTCAAGGTGGAAAATCCATTAGAAATCGAGGCCTTATTAGCTAAAACAGATTCGATTCATCAATTATATAAAGGTCAAAATGGCTACGCTTTTGAGATTTTTTCACCCGAAGATGATTTGATTTTGATTCATGCGGAAGATGACAGAGCAAGTCTAGTAGAAGTAGGAGAAAAGCCAGAATTTCAAACAGATCTGGAGTCAATTTCTTTAAGTAAATTTGAAATTTCTATGGAATTACACCTCCCAACGGATGTAGATAGTTTCTTGGAACTATCTGAAATTGGGGCATCCCTTGATTTTATCCCAGCTCAGGGTCAAGATTTGACTGTGGACAATACGGCTACTTGGGACTTATCTATGCTCAAGTTCTTGGTCAATGAACTAGATATAGCAAGTCTTCGCAAGAAGTTTGAGTCTACCGAATATTTTATTCCTAAGTCTGAAAAATTCTTCCTTGGTAAAGATAGAAATAATGTTGAATTGTGGTTTGAAGAAGTATGA
- a CDS encoding serine hydrolase domain-containing protein — MKWTKIIKKIEEQIEAGIYPGASFAYFKDNQWMEFYLGHSDPEHGLQTEAGLVYDLASVSKVVGVGTVFTFLWEKGQLDIDRPVTDFLPESDYPDITIRQLLTHATDLDPFIPNRDLLTAPELKEAMFHLNRRSQPAFLYSDVHFLLLGFILERIFNQDLDVILQEQVWNLWGMADTQFGPVERAVPTVRDVEAGLVHDPKARLLGRHAGSAGLFSTVKDLQIFLEHYLADGFARDLSQNFSPLDDKERSLAWNLEGDWLDHTGYTGTFIMWNRHKQEAAIFLSNRTYEKDERAQWIIDRNQVMDLIRKEE, encoded by the coding sequence ATGAAGTGGACCAAGATTATTAAAAAAATAGAAGAACAAATCGAGGCAGGGATCTATCCCGGGGCCTCTTTTGCGTATTTTAAGGACAATCAATGGATGGAGTTCTATTTAGGTCATAGTGACCCAGAGCATGGCTTGCAGACTGAGGCAGGACTAGTTTATGATCTAGCTAGTGTCAGCAAGGTTGTTGGGGTTGGTACCGTTTTTACCTTCTTGTGGGAAAAAGGTCAATTAGATATTGACAGACCGGTAACAGATTTTTTACCAGAGAGTGATTATCCAGACATCACTATTCGCCAGCTCTTGACTCACGCTACAGACCTTGATCCGTTTATTCCCAATCGTGATCTTTTAACAGCACCTGAATTAAAGGAAGCTATGTTTCATCTCAACAGACGAAGCCAGCCTGCCTTTCTTTATTCGGATGTCCATTTTTTGCTGTTAGGTTTTATCTTGGAAAGAATCTTTAATCAAGACTTGGATGTGATTTTACAGGAGCAAGTCTGGAATCTTTGGGGAATGGCGGATACCCAGTTTGGGCCAGTTGAGCGCGCTGTTCCAACAGTTAGAGATGTAGAGGCAGGTCTGGTACATGATCCCAAGGCTCGCCTCCTGGGAAGACATGCAGGTAGTGCTGGTTTGTTTTCGACTGTAAAGGATTTACAAATCTTTTTAGAACACTATTTAGCAGATGGTTTCGCAAGAGATTTGAGTCAAAATTTTTCTCCTTTGGATGACAAGGAACGTTCTTTGGCATGGAATTTGGAAGGAGATTGGCTAGACCATACGGGCTATACAGGTACCTTTATCATGTGGAATCGTCATAAGCAAGAAGCGGCTATTTTCCTATCGAATCGTACCTATGAAAAGGATGAGAGGGCTCAATGGATTATAGACCGCAATCAAGTGATGGACTTGATTCGCAAAGAAGAGTAA
- a CDS encoding DMT family transporter has product MSNSLKGTLLTVVAGIAWGLSGTSGQYLMAHGISALVLTNLRLLIAGGILMLLAYATAKDKMLAFLKDRKSLLSLLIFALIGLFLNQFAYLTAIQETNAGTATVLQYVCPVGILIYSCIKDKVAPTLGEIVSIILAIGGTFLIATHGQLDQLSMTPAGLFWGLFSALTYALYIILPIALIKKWGSSLVIGVGMVIAALVALPFTGVLQTAIPTSLDFLLAFAGIILIGTVFAYTAFLKGASLIGPVKSSLLASIEPISAVFFAFLIMNEQFYPIDFLGMAMILIAVTLISLKDLLLEK; this is encoded by the coding sequence ATGTCAAACAGTTTAAAAGGGACTCTATTAACAGTTGTGGCTGGTATTGCTTGGGGCTTGTCAGGAACGAGTGGCCAATACCTGATGGCGCACGGAATTTCTGCTCTGGTTTTGACCAACTTGCGTCTTTTAATCGCTGGTGGAATTCTCATGCTCTTAGCTTATGCCACGGCAAAGGATAAAATGCTGGCCTTTTTAAAGGATAGAAAGAGTTTGTTGTCTCTTCTTATTTTTGCTCTGATTGGACTTTTTCTCAACCAATTTGCCTATCTAACTGCTATTCAGGAGACCAATGCAGGTACCGCGACAGTGCTTCAGTATGTTTGTCCTGTCGGGATTTTGATTTATAGCTGTATCAAGGATAAGGTGGCGCCGACACTGGGAGAGATTGTTTCTATCATATTAGCCATCGGAGGAACCTTCCTGATCGCCACTCATGGGCAGTTGGACCAGTTATCTATGACACCTGCAGGTCTGTTCTGGGGTCTCTTTTCTGCTCTGACTTACGCACTTTATATCATTTTGCCCATAGCCTTGATTAAGAAGTGGGGGAGCAGTTTGGTCATTGGTGTGGGTATGGTCATAGCTGCTTTGGTCGCCCTTCCTTTTACAGGGGTTCTACAGACTGCTATCCCAACTAGTCTTGATTTTCTTCTTGCTTTTGCAGGCATTATCCTTATCGGGACTGTTTTTGCCTATACAGCCTTCTTAAAGGGAGCCAGTTTGATTGGACCGGTTAAGTCAAGTTTGTTGGCTTCAATTGAGCCAATTTCGGCTGTTTTCTTTGCCTTCTTAATCATGAATGAACAATTTTATCCCATTGATTTTCTTGGCATGGCAATGATTTTAATTGCAGTAACTCTGATTTCTTTGAAAGATTTATTGTTAGAGAAATAA
- a CDS encoding CPBP family intramembrane glutamic endopeptidase: MNIFKKIHPSKPLKYLRWFDIVIITIIMFGQFIIRSTELFLANTFPTGASSTVGTVRQAASEGAAYSSNFTLQTILLTVTLLYLLIRNYDFKQLPIRWNWSIIFWVPFIFALVGLFGDLVTTLTGKYNYFNPDLFAYIDFTQIIGKFLALSPIVIVYALLNGFYEEFFFLGLLTSVKEKHKWLVLLYSTSIRISFHTYQGLVWALVIGVVYGLFYYFLYKYKIKNLLPFFLMHALSDMFGSSLIYLLIAWGT, encoded by the coding sequence ATGAATATTTTTAAAAAAATACATCCATCTAAACCTCTAAAATACTTGAGATGGTTTGATATTGTGATTATTACGATCATAATGTTTGGTCAATTTATAATTCGTTCAACCGAGCTATTTTTAGCAAATACGTTTCCAACGGGTGCATCAAGTACAGTAGGGACAGTTAGACAGGCTGCAAGCGAAGGTGCGGCTTATTCTAGTAATTTTACCTTGCAAACTATATTACTGACTGTGACCTTACTCTATCTTTTGATTCGAAATTATGATTTTAAACAGCTTCCTATTCGCTGGAATTGGTCCATTATCTTTTGGGTTCCATTTATATTTGCTTTAGTGGGACTGTTTGGAGACTTGGTTACAACTCTCACTGGTAAATATAATTACTTTAACCCAGACCTTTTTGCCTATATAGATTTCACGCAAATAATAGGGAAGTTCTTAGCTCTCAGCCCGATAGTGATTGTCTATGCCTTGCTTAATGGATTTTATGAAGAGTTTTTCTTTCTAGGTTTGTTAACTTCAGTGAAGGAAAAACACAAGTGGTTAGTTTTGCTTTATTCTACTAGTATTCGTATTTCCTTCCACACCTATCAAGGATTAGTATGGGCTTTGGTAATCGGTGTAGTTTATGGCTTATTCTATTATTTCTTATACAAATATAAAATTAAAAATCTCCTTCCATTCTTTCTTATGCATGCTTTATCAGATATGTTTGGTTCTAGCCTGATCTATCTATTGATTGCTTGGGGGACTTAA
- a CDS encoding uracil-xanthine permease family protein, with amino-acid sequence MKQESTVDLLLDVDQRPSAGKGILLSFQHVFAMFGATILVPLILGMPVSVALFASGVGTLIYMISTGFKVPVYLGSSFAFITAMSLAMKEMGGDVSAAQTGVILTGLVYVLVAAGVRFAGTKWIDKLLPPIIIGPMIIVIGLGLAGSAVTNAGLVADGNWKNALVAVVTFLIAAFINTKGKGFLRIIPFLFAIIGGYLFALTLGLVDFTPVLKANWFEIPGFYLPFSTGGAFKEYNLYFGPETIAILPIAIVTISEHIGDHTVLGQICGRQFLKEPGLHRTLLGDGIATSVSAFLGGPANTTYGENTGVIGMTRIASVSVIRNAAFIAIALSFLGKFTALISTIPNAVLGGMSILLYGVIASNGLKVLIKERVDFSQMRNLIIASAMLVLGLGGAILKLGPVTLSGTALSAMTGIILNLILPYENKD; translated from the coding sequence ATGAAACAAGAATCAACTGTTGATTTGTTACTAGACGTTGACCAACGTCCTTCGGCTGGAAAAGGAATTCTCCTTAGTTTCCAACACGTTTTCGCCATGTTTGGTGCGACCATCTTGGTACCCTTGATTTTGGGAATGCCTGTATCTGTTGCCCTTTTTGCTTCAGGTGTAGGAACACTCATCTATATGATTTCAACTGGTTTTAAAGTTCCCGTTTATCTAGGGTCTTCATTTGCCTTTATCACAGCAATGTCACTGGCTATGAAAGAAATGGGTGGAGATGTATCTGCTGCTCAAACAGGGGTTATCTTGACTGGTTTAGTCTATGTCCTTGTGGCTGCTGGTGTTCGTTTTGCAGGTACAAAATGGATTGATAAACTCTTGCCACCAATCATCATCGGACCTATGATCATCGTTATCGGTCTTGGACTTGCAGGCTCAGCAGTTACTAACGCTGGTCTTGTAGCTGACGGGAATTGGAAAAATGCTCTTGTAGCAGTTGTTACTTTCTTGATTGCTGCCTTTATCAATACAAAAGGAAAAGGCTTCCTACGAATCATTCCATTCCTCTTTGCCATTATCGGTGGTTACCTCTTCGCACTAACACTTGGCTTGGTTGACTTTACACCAGTTCTTAAAGCTAACTGGTTTGAAATCCCTGGTTTCTACTTGCCATTTAGCACAGGTGGTGCCTTTAAAGAATACAATCTTTACTTCGGTCCAGAAACTATCGCTATCTTGCCAATCGCTATCGTAACAATCTCTGAACACATCGGAGACCATACTGTTTTAGGTCAAATCTGTGGCCGTCAATTCTTGAAAGAACCAGGTCTTCACCGTACTCTTCTTGGTGACGGTATCGCAACTTCAGTTTCTGCCTTCCTTGGTGGACCAGCCAATACAACTTATGGAGAAAATACAGGGGTTATCGGTATGACTCGTATCGCTTCTGTCTCAGTTATCCGTAACGCTGCCTTCATCGCGATTGCCCTTAGCTTCCTTGGTAAATTCACTGCCTTGATTTCAACCATTCCAAATGCTGTACTTGGTGGTATGTCAATCCTTCTCTACGGAGTTATCGCAAGTAATGGTTTGAAAGTCTTGATCAAAGAACGTGTAGACTTCAGTCAAATGCGTAACCTAATCATCGCAAGTGCTATGTTGGTTCTTGGACTTGGAGGAGCTATCCTTAAACTTGGTCCAGTTACCCTTTCAGGTACTGCCCTATCAGCCATGACAGGAATCATCTTGAACTTGATCTTGCCATACGAAAATAAAGACTAA
- the rsmG gene encoding 16S rRNA (guanine(527)-N(7))-methyltransferase RsmG, whose amino-acid sequence MKPETFYNLLAEQNLPLSDQQKKQFERYFELLVEWNEKINLTAITDKDEVYLKHFYDSIAPILQDLIPNETIKLLDIGAGAGFPSLPMKILYPQLNVTIIDSLNKRINFLQLLAQELDLDDVHFYHGRAEDFAQDKNFRAQYDFVTARAVARMQVLSELTIPYLKVGGKLLALKASNAPEELLEAKNALNLLFSKVEDNLSYALPNGDPRYITVVEKKKETPNKYPRKAGMPNKRPL is encoded by the coding sequence ATGAAACCAGAAACATTTTACAACCTGCTTGCCGAGCAGAATCTTCCACTTTCGGACCAGCAAAAAAAACAATTTGAACGTTATTTTGAACTCTTGGTCGAGTGGAATGAAAAAATCAATCTAACAGCTATTACAGACAAGGATGAAGTTTATCTCAAACATTTTTACGATTCGATTGCACCCATTCTGCAAGACTTGATTCCCAATGAAACTATCAAACTGCTTGATATCGGGGCCGGGGCAGGATTTCCTAGTCTACCAATGAAAATCCTCTATCCTCAGTTAAATGTAACTATCATTGATTCTCTCAACAAGCGCATCAACTTCCTCCAACTTTTGGCTCAAGAACTGGATTTAGACGATGTTCATTTCTACCATGGACGTGCCGAAGATTTTGCCCAAGACAAAAACTTCCGTGCTCAGTATGATTTTGTAACGGCTCGTGCGGTTGCCCGTATGCAAGTCCTATCTGAATTAACTATTCCCTACCTTAAAGTTGGCGGAAAACTATTGGCACTCAAGGCTAGCAATGCGCCTGAGGAATTATTAGAAGCTAAGAATGCCCTCAACCTCCTTTTTAGTAAAGTAGAAGACAATCTCAGCTACGCCCTACCAAATGGAGATCCACGTTACATCACAGTGGTAGAAAAGAAAAAGGAAACACCAAATAAATATCCACGTAAGGCTGGCATGCCCAATAAACGCCCACTTTAA